The region GCCGAAAACAATGCCCGCTTTGCTCTGGAAGTTGCCGAGCAAATTTCGGCCGCCATTGGCAAAGAAAAGACCGGCATCCGCCTGTCGCCTTACGGTGTGTTCAATGACATGCCTTACTCACCGGACGATGACAAAATCTATCACTACATAGCCAAAAAGCTGTCGGATTACGTCGTGTACGTTCACCTGGTCGACCATGAGTCGATGGGCGCACCAGCTGTTGATCCGGCGATTGTCGAGGCTATTCGGGAAAATTACAAAGGTGTGCTTATCCTCAGTGGTGGCTACGATGCCGAGCGGGCAGAAGCCGCTTTGACGAGTGGAAAAGCCGATTTGATCGCTATTGGTCGGCCATTTATTGCTAACCCCGATCTGGTCGAGCGTCTGAAAACGGGTGCTGAGCTGAATCAACCCGATTTCTCAACTTTCTACACTCCCGGCGAAAAAGGGTATACTGATTATCCGGTGCTGGAAGAAGCAAGAGCGTAAGTATAAGTGATAGTATTAGGAGTGAGGAGCGAGCGGCCGGCGTTCCGGTAATAGGAGCCATCCGGCGGCATCTCTGATGCGTCAGCCCTCCTAATACCGGAACGCCGGCCGCTCGCTCCTCACTCCTAATACTACTATACCAATACTGCCTTCAGAATCTGCTCCAGAATGAGCCGTCCGTCGGTGTTGCCGAGAACTGGATCGGCGGCCCGCTCGGGGTGGGGCATCATGCCGAAAACGTTTTTGCCTTTGTTGGTGACACCGGCAATATTTTCCAGGCTACCGTTGGCGTTAGACGCTTCTGTAACGATACCATTCTCGTCGCAATACCGGAACAACACCTGATTATTATCATTCAGAGCTTTCAGCGTATCGGCGTCGGCAAAGTACCGGCCATCACCGTGGGCAATGGGTATTTTATAGGCAGGCTTATCCAGACCCGCCGTCAACAGCGCGTCCGTCGATTCGGGTTTCAGGTAGATGTTCTTGCAAACGTATTTCTGACTGCTGTTTTGCAGCAGAACACCTGGTACCAGCCGGGCTTCGGCCAGAATCTGGAAGCCGTTGCAGATACCCATCAGGTAGCCGCCCCGGTTGGCGTGGGCAATCACCTCGTTCATAATGGGCGAAAAACGCGCTACGGCACCCGTGCGCAGGTAGTCGCCGTAAGAGAAACCGCCGGGCAGAATAATGAAATCGCAGCCTTGCAGATCATGATCTTTATGCCAGAGTTTTACAACTTCCTGGTCCATCAGTTCCAGTGCATCGACTGCGTCCTGATCGCAGTTGGAACCGGGAAAAACAACAACGCCAAATTTCATAGCGGGAGAATTGCTAAATCGAAGTAATACACAAAGATAACAGTTCAATCGCTACTTCTGCGCATCAGTTGTGGGAAAAGCCAATAGGTAAGAGGAGGATGGGCGAAAGGGATTACCTTCCGTAATCCGTCCTGCTGTTCCTCCCCCTTTGCCTTTTTTCCTACCTTTGCGGCATGCA is a window of Spirosoma linguale DSM 74 DNA encoding:
- a CDS encoding phosphoribosylformylglycinamidine synthase I (KEGG: nam:NAMH_0649 phosphoribosylformylglycinamidine synthase I~TIGRFAM: phosphoribosylformylglycinamidine synthase I~PFAM: CobB/CobQ domain protein glutamine amidotransferase) translates to MKFGVVVFPGSNCDQDAVDALELMDQEVVKLWHKDHDLQGCDFIILPGGFSYGDYLRTGAVARFSPIMNEVIAHANRGGYLMGICNGFQILAEARLVPGVLLQNSSQKYVCKNIYLKPESTDALLTAGLDKPAYKIPIAHGDGRYFADADTLKALNDNNQVLFRYCDENGIVTEASNANGSLENIAGVTNKGKNVFGMMPHPERAADPVLGNTDGRLILEQILKAVLV